AAGTCCGTAGCCCGAGAGATAGACCATCACCGCATCGTCGGTCCCGAGCTCCTGGGCCTTGTCAAGGAAGTCGCGCACCACGCCGCGCAGGTCGTTGGCGTTCAGATCGCGGCCCTGGACCACCTCGAAACCGGCACTGGTGAGGGTCTGGGCAACGAGGCCCGCGTCGTTGGCGGCGGTGGCGAGCGAGCGGCCGTCATAGGCGCTCTGGCCGATGACAAGGGCAAGGCGCTGCTGCGCGGAAGCCGGGAGGACCGGTCCCGCAAAGGCCGCCAGAACGAAGACGGCAAAAACGATTGCACGTTTCAGGTGAGGCACGGCGCGCGAACCTTTCTCGCTCGAAGAAGCGGGTATTGCACGGCAAAGTTAGGAAGATCCGCTTGAACGCCTCGTGAACGAATCGAGGCGGACCCAAGTCTCTACCTTCGGGTGAAGGTGAGATAGACGATGAAGGCGCCGATCCCGAGGGCCAGCAGCGTGATCACGAGCTCCCGGGTCTCGCCCGTGAACGCCACGCCCCGGTACATATCGGACAGGCGCTGGGCATGCTCAGGGTCGCGGCCCATGAAGAGCCCGATCACGACCGCCAGGGTTGCGAGAATGAGGATCCAGGGCAGACGACGCATGATGGCTTCCTCCTCACCGGCCTTCGAAGCGGGGAGCGCGCTTCCCGCGGAAGGCGGCGACGCCCTCGGCGAAATCGTGGCTGAAGCCAGCCTCTCGCTGGAGCCTGGCCTCGAGATCGAGCTGAGCCTGGAGATCGTTGGAAAGGCTTTGCGCCACGGCCTGCTTGGTCAGGCGCTGCGCGAGGCCGGGACCTTCGGCGAGCCCGGCTGCGAACGCCGCCACGTCGACCGCGAAGGAGGCGTCGTCGAAGACCTTGAAGACGAGACCCATCGTGTGCGCCTCCTCGGCCGGAACCGGCTCGGCGGTGAGCATGAGAGCAAGCGCCCGCTTGGGACCGACGAGCCTCGGCAGGATCCAGGTGCCGCCCGCATCCGGCACGAGGGCGATCCTGGAGAAGGCCTCCTGAAGATAGGCGGAGCGCGCGGCCAGAACGATGTCGCAGGCGAGAGCGATGTTCGCGGACGCGCCGACCGCCGGGCCGTTGAGAGCCGCAATGGTGATCTTGGAATACTGCGCGAGCCTGAGGATCAGGGGATTGTAGTCGCGGGCGAGCGGCGGCCCGAGATCGATGCGGCCCTGCTCGTCCTTCGGCAGGGTCTCGGTCAAGTCCTGGCCCGAGGAGAACGCCCTGCCCTCGCCCGTGAGCACCACGATGCGCACGGCCTCGTCCTGCTCGCACCGGTCCAGCGTTTCCCGTAATTCGACATGCATGATGCCGTTCAGGGCATTCAGCTTGTCGGGCCGGGCCAGAGTGATGGTGGCGACAGGCCCTTCCACGGTGCAGCGCAGGGTCGTCAGGGTCATGTGCTCCTAAGCCTCCGAATGGTCGCGCTTGAACATAGAGCGGATTTCGGAGCGAAGAACAGGCAAAAGCTCCTCCTCGAACCAGGAATTGGTCTTAAGCCAGCCGTTGTTGCGCCAGGAGGGATGCGGAAGCGGCAGGATGCGCGGCTTCTGCGGACGTGCGAGAAGCGCCCGCCACCGCCGCACGGTCTGGGTCAGACCGTCCCGGAAATCGTCGCCCAGATGCCAGGCCTGGGCATATTGGCCGATGAGCAGGACGAGTTCGAGACGGGGCAGCGCCTGAAAGAGCGGCTGCCGCCAGGTTTCCGCGCATTCCCGCCGGGGGCTCAGGTCTCCCCCCTTGGCGTCCTGCCCCGGAAAGCAGGCCCCCATGGGCACGATGGCGACCTTGGTCTCGTCGTAGAACTCCGCCTTGTCGAGCCCCAGCCATTCCCGCAGTCTCGCACCCGAACGGTCGTCGAACGGGATGCCGCTGGCATGGGCCCGGGTGCCAGGGGCCTGGCTGGCGATGCAAAGACGGGCCGAGGCGCTGCCCTGAACGATCGGGTGCGGCTCGTGGGGCAAGGCCCGGCCGTAGCGCGGCGCGTTGCGGCAGATGCGGCAGGCCCGGAGCCGGCGCGCGAGTTCATCGAAATCGGGACAGGGATCCATCCGTTTGAGATGGGGATTGCGGCAGGCTTTCGCGAGCGGCGGCCCTTTATCGGCCCGCGTGGGAGCGCCGCCACTCCTGGGGCCGCTCGAATTCGCCCGCCCAGAGACCTGCGGAGCGGCTTCGCGCGCGCATCTCCTGCACGTCGTAGTCGCGCCCGTAGGAAACGGCCCAGCCCTCCTCCACCATGCGCGCGCCGATATCGCCGCCCTTCACGGTGCAGCGGGCGAGAACGCGCCGGTAGCGGTCGCGGCCGGACGAGCGGCATTGAACGTTCTCACCCGACACGATGTCGATGAGGGCCCGGCGGGCAGCATCGCCGCAGCGATAGGTGCGCCCGGAGCGCGAGCATGTCTGCGCCATCTCCGGCGCGTCGATGCCCTTCAGGCGGATTCTGTTCCCGCCGATGCGGATCGTGTCGCCGTCGGTGATGGAGGCGCGGCCCTCCAGGGCGCGGCCGCTCGGCTTGAGGGCGATCACCGACCCGGCGGCCAGCGCGAGGGCGATGACCAGGGATGGAAGGCCGCTCCCGCCGGACCGGCGGCGTCGCAGCCTCACGACAGGCGCTCGGAGACTCCCGCCTGGCCGAACGTCGCCATGTCGCGGTGGACGGCGGCTGCCGCCTTCACGATGCCCATCGCCAGCGCCGCCCCCGATCCCTCGCCGAGGCGCATGCCCAGCGCCAGGAGCGGGATCTTGCCGAGGCGCGCGAGCACGTCCTGGTGCGCGCCTTCCGCGCTCAGGTGACCGGCCACGCAATGGTCGATGGTCGAGGGATGGACAGCATGGAGAACGGCGGCTGCTGCGGTCGCCACGTAACCGTCGAGCACCACGGGAATGCGCTGGAGGCGCGCGGCCAGGATCGCGCCCGCGATGGCCGCGACCTCGCGGCCGCCGAGCCGGCGCAGCACCTCGAGCGGGTCCTTGAGATGCTCGCCGTGGAAGGCGATGGCGGCCTCCACGGCGGCGACCTTGCGTGCGAGGCCCTCGTCGTCGAGACCGGTGCCGCGCCCGACCCAATGCGCCGCGGGGCCCCCGAAGAGCGCCGTGTAGATGGCGGCCGCCACGGTGGTGTTGCCGATGCCCATCTCGCCGACGGCCAGAAGATCGGCTCCGCCCGCGATCGCCTCCATGCCGAACGCCATGGTGGCGACGCAGGCCTTCTCGTCCATGGCGTCCGCCTCGGTGATGTCGCCGGTGGGCATGTCGAGGGCGAGGTCGAACACCTTGAAGCCGAGGCCATAGGCCGCGCAGATCTGGTTGATGGCCGCGCCGCCCGCGGCGAAATTCTCCAGCATCTGCCGGTTCACCTCCGACGGATAGGCCGAGATGCCCTTGGCGGTCACGCCGTGGCTTCCGGCGAACACGCAGACCAGCGGACGGTCCACGGTCGGATTGGGCTTGCCCTGCCAGGCGGCGAGCCACTCGGCCAGCCATTCCAGACGCCCGAGGCTGCCGGCGGGCTTCGTCAGCTGCCGGTCCCGCAGCCGCACGGCCTCGATAGCCGCCTCGTCCGGACCGGGCATGGTCGTGATCAGGCGGCGGATATCGTCGAAGGGCGAGGATGCGGGATCGGTCATAGAGGGCTCCGGCCCGTCGGGGCATTGCGGAATCTGATGAGGCGTGACCTATAAGCATTTTCCGGCGACGTGGACACCGGTTCGCGGCAAGAAAATGCGGTCCGGAAACGGCGCGACCGCATGGGGTGAAGCATGTCAGAGCAAATCGAAGTGCCGCAGGATGCCTCGACCGGGTTCTGGCGGTCCGTCACCATCGATCTGGCCCATTGCCTGCGCTTCTATTCGCGC
This window of the Microvirga sp. TS319 genome carries:
- a CDS encoding enoyl-CoA hydratase-related protein, translating into MTLTTLRCTVEGPVATITLARPDKLNALNGIMHVELRETLDRCEQDEAVRIVVLTGEGRAFSSGQDLTETLPKDEQGRIDLGPPLARDYNPLILRLAQYSKITIAALNGPAVGASANIALACDIVLAARSAYLQEAFSRIALVPDAGGTWILPRLVGPKRALALMLTAEPVPAEEAHTMGLVFKVFDDASFAVDVAAFAAGLAEGPGLAQRLTKQAVAQSLSNDLQAQLDLEARLQREAGFSHDFAEGVAAFRGKRAPRFEGR
- a CDS encoding uracil-DNA glycosylase family protein, translating into MDPCPDFDELARRLRACRICRNAPRYGRALPHEPHPIVQGSASARLCIASQAPGTRAHASGIPFDDRSGARLREWLGLDKAEFYDETKVAIVPMGACFPGQDAKGGDLSPRRECAETWRQPLFQALPRLELVLLIGQYAQAWHLGDDFRDGLTQTVRRWRALLARPQKPRILPLPHPSWRNNGWLKTNSWFEEELLPVLRSEIRSMFKRDHSEA
- a CDS encoding thermonuclease family protein, with the protein product MRLRRRRSGGSGLPSLVIALALAAGSVIALKPSGRALEGRASITDGDTIRIGGNRIRLKGIDAPEMAQTCSRSGRTYRCGDAARRALIDIVSGENVQCRSSGRDRYRRVLARCTVKGGDIGARMVEEGWAVSYGRDYDVQEMRARSRSAGLWAGEFERPQEWRRSHAGR
- the cobT gene encoding nicotinate-nucleotide--dimethylbenzimidazole phosphoribosyltransferase, which codes for MTDPASSPFDDIRRLITTMPGPDEAAIEAVRLRDRQLTKPAGSLGRLEWLAEWLAAWQGKPNPTVDRPLVCVFAGSHGVTAKGISAYPSEVNRQMLENFAAGGAAINQICAAYGLGFKVFDLALDMPTGDITEADAMDEKACVATMAFGMEAIAGGADLLAVGEMGIGNTTVAAAIYTALFGGPAAHWVGRGTGLDDEGLARKVAAVEAAIAFHGEHLKDPLEVLRRLGGREVAAIAGAILAARLQRIPVVLDGYVATAAAAVLHAVHPSTIDHCVAGHLSAEGAHQDVLARLGKIPLLALGMRLGEGSGAALAMGIVKAAAAVHRDMATFGQAGVSERLS